The following coding sequences are from one Microbulbifer sp. TB1203 window:
- a CDS encoding NnrS family protein, with product MQNARPAALLAYGFRPFFLLTGLYAVVVILGWMGFLFGGWSLPLGWSPFKWHSHEMLYGMVPAAIAGFLLTAITNWTEASPIKGWRLLLLVLLWLAGRVLMWLASWTPAWLVALVDLAFLPALALYLLRVLLQHNNRRNLILVAVLTLLFIGNLLMHLGFASGRTGLLDTGEQLGFDLIVLLMAVIAGRIIPAFTANWLRFQGGNPDWVTRSAWTDRVALISLALLTLMAPLDALGAPAMLIGLTVLAAALSNGLRLWQWAGWRARKEPLLWILHLAYAWIVLGLLLRALAILTGSLPDSLWQHSLGVGAIGTLLLGVMTRVAMGHTGRPLKLAPFGLWIYLSITTAAALRLLVAAQIIDFRLGLALAALAWVLAFGLFVVLYWPILSSPRPDGRPG from the coding sequence ATGCAAAACGCTCGACCTGCCGCGTTGCTGGCTTACGGATTCCGGCCTTTTTTCCTGCTTACCGGCCTCTACGCGGTGGTGGTGATACTGGGCTGGATGGGATTTCTGTTTGGCGGTTGGTCCCTGCCCCTGGGATGGTCGCCTTTCAAGTGGCACAGCCACGAGATGCTGTACGGCATGGTGCCCGCCGCCATCGCCGGCTTTTTGCTGACCGCCATCACCAACTGGACCGAGGCGTCCCCCATCAAGGGCTGGCGCCTGCTGTTACTGGTGCTGTTGTGGCTGGCGGGGCGCGTGTTGATGTGGCTGGCTTCCTGGACGCCGGCTTGGCTTGTGGCGTTGGTGGACCTGGCATTTTTGCCGGCACTGGCGCTCTATCTGCTGCGGGTACTGCTTCAGCACAACAACCGGCGCAACCTGATTCTGGTGGCAGTGCTCACCTTGCTGTTTATCGGCAACCTGCTGATGCACTTGGGCTTTGCCAGTGGGCGCACCGGCTTGCTCGACACCGGTGAACAACTGGGCTTTGACCTGATCGTGCTGCTGATGGCGGTGATTGCCGGGCGTATTATCCCCGCCTTTACCGCCAACTGGCTGCGATTCCAGGGCGGCAACCCGGATTGGGTTACCCGCTCGGCGTGGACCGATCGCGTCGCATTAATTTCCCTGGCTCTCCTGACGCTGATGGCTCCCCTGGATGCACTGGGCGCGCCAGCAATGCTGATTGGCCTGACGGTCCTGGCCGCGGCCCTGAGCAACGGCCTGCGCCTGTGGCAGTGGGCCGGCTGGCGGGCGCGAAAGGAACCGCTGCTGTGGATTCTGCATCTGGCCTATGCCTGGATAGTGCTGGGCCTGTTACTGCGGGCGCTGGCGATTCTCACCGGTTCCCTGCCGGACAGCCTCTGGCAGCACTCCCTCGGCGTGGGGGCCATAGGCACACTGCTGCTGGGTGTGATGACCCGTGTGGCGATGGGCCATACCGGGCGCCCACTCAAGCTGGCACCGTTCGGCCTGTGGATCTACCTGTCGATTACTACCGCCGCTGCACTCCGCCTGCTGGTTGCCGCCCAGATAATCGACTTCCGTCTGGGGCTGGCCCTGGCGGCACTCGCCTGGGTTCTGGCCTTCGGCCTGTTTGTGGTGCTTTACTGGCCGATTCTGAGCAGCCCCCGGCCGGATGGCCGCCCCGGATAA
- a CDS encoding YbaN family protein, with protein MNASPLRRLPWLCLTWSCLGLGAAGALLPLLPTTPFLLLAAWAAPKASPRLERWLAEHPYFGPAIHAWRSERAVPLKAKIAALGLMTASWLTLWLLDTAQWILLFTGLLFVLVGTWLSTRPRPRGEC; from the coding sequence ATGAACGCCAGCCCACTGCGACGCCTGCCCTGGCTGTGCCTGACCTGGAGCTGTCTGGGCCTGGGGGCAGCGGGAGCCCTGCTACCGCTGCTTCCCACCACGCCGTTTCTACTGCTGGCGGCCTGGGCCGCCCCCAAGGCTTCCCCCCGGCTGGAGCGCTGGCTGGCAGAACACCCGTATTTCGGCCCGGCGATTCATGCGTGGCGCAGTGAGCGCGCCGTGCCCCTTAAGGCCAAGATTGCGGCCCTGGGCCTGATGACAGCCAGCTGGCTGACTCTCTGGCTGCTGGACACCGCCCAATGGATATTGCTGTTTACCGGGCTGCTGTTTGTGCTGGTGGGAACCTGGCTCTCAACCCGACCGCGGCCAAGGGGAGAGTGCTGA
- the ytfE gene encoding iron-sulfur cluster repair protein YtfE produces MMDTLDQPLGQLACRIPGATSVFFAHRLDFCNEGKQTLREAAARKGLGAEAIAAELDALKDQPATENWDQAANDVLIEHILTRYHERHREQLTELARLAARVELVHGGHPEHPAGLADHLEQTLAELERHMQKEEQILFPMILRGMTEMARAPVSVMRHEHDGHGEALEQINQLTRNLTLPEGACNTWRALYLGLATLERDLTEHIHLENNLLFARIDAQGGF; encoded by the coding sequence ATGATGGATACCCTGGATCAACCCCTGGGCCAGTTGGCGTGCCGGATTCCAGGCGCCACGTCGGTGTTTTTTGCGCACCGGCTGGATTTTTGTAATGAGGGAAAACAAACCCTGCGCGAAGCCGCTGCCCGCAAGGGACTGGGCGCGGAAGCCATAGCGGCGGAGCTGGATGCCCTCAAGGACCAGCCGGCGACGGAAAACTGGGATCAGGCGGCGAACGATGTGCTGATCGAGCACATCCTCACCCGCTATCACGAGCGCCATCGGGAGCAGTTGACGGAGCTGGCGCGCCTGGCTGCCCGGGTCGAGCTGGTACACGGCGGCCACCCGGAACACCCAGCCGGCCTGGCGGATCATCTGGAGCAGACGCTTGCCGAGCTGGAAAGGCATATGCAGAAGGAGGAGCAGATTCTCTTTCCCATGATCCTGCGGGGTATGACCGAAATGGCACGGGCACCGGTGAGTGTGATGCGACACGAACACGACGGCCACGGTGAAGCGCTCGAGCAAATCAACCAATTAACCCGGAACCTGACCTTACCCGAAGGGGCCTGTAATACCTGGCGCGCGCTTTATTTGGGGCTCGCCACACTGGAGCGGGACCTGACGGAACACATTCACCTGGAAAACAACCTGCTGTTTGCACGTATTGACGCACAAGGGGGATTTTGA
- a CDS encoding nitric-oxide reductase large subunit, producing MGQYRKLWWTLIGILAVTFALLGYVGAEVYRKAPPIPGQVVTENNQLLMTRDSILDGQTAWQSVGGMQLGSIWGHGAYQAPDWTADWLHRELNAWLDLAAGDEYGVGYAELDGRRQNALQYELKTAYRTNTYDADTDTLVISERRAQAIAQTADYYSRLFSDAPELQGTRENYAMKENTLPDRERREQMAQFFFWTAWAAATERYADGATYTNNWPHEPLIDNKPTAENIVWSIASVVLLIAGVGLLVWGWAFLRREDEEELPAPAKDPITTFALTPSQKALGKYLFVVVALFTAQVFLGGFTAHYTVEGQSFYGINVSEWFPYSLVRTWHIQAALFWIATGFLAAGLFLAPVINGGRDPKFQKLGVDILFWALILVVVGSFAGNYLAIAQIMPAEWNFWLGHQGYEYLDLGRLWQIGKFLGVAFWLVLMLRGIGPALRQPGDKNLLALLTASVIAIGLFYGAGLAYGERTHISVMEYWRWWVVHLWVEGFFEVFATAALAFIFCSMGLVSRSMATAASLASASLFMLGGVPGTFHHLYFSGTTTPVMAVGASFSALEVVPLVVLGYEAWENWRLKHAAPWMQNIKWPLLFFVGVAFWNMLGAGVLGFMINPPISLYYVQGLNTTATHAHAALFGVYGLLALGFTLLVLRYIRPQLVFNDKLMSIGFWWLNIGLAMMLFTSLLPVGVIQFLASASEGMWYARSEAFLQSDLLHTLRWGRTIGDVVFIVGALAVCWQVVKGLVFPDASEAARLESGARTYAPAYAESDQATKAQSVDSACCGNCGGSHPV from the coding sequence ATGGGCCAGTATCGCAAACTCTGGTGGACTCTGATCGGCATTCTGGCCGTTACTTTCGCGCTCCTGGGATACGTCGGAGCGGAAGTGTATCGCAAGGCACCACCAATCCCGGGGCAGGTGGTCACGGAAAATAATCAGTTGTTGATGACCCGCGACAGCATCCTCGACGGCCAGACCGCCTGGCAGTCGGTGGGTGGTATGCAGCTGGGTTCCATCTGGGGCCACGGCGCCTATCAGGCACCGGACTGGACCGCCGACTGGCTGCACCGGGAGCTCAACGCCTGGCTCGATCTGGCCGCCGGGGATGAATACGGTGTGGGCTATGCGGAGCTGGACGGGCGCCGGCAAAACGCGCTCCAGTACGAACTGAAAACCGCCTACCGCACCAACACCTATGACGCCGATACCGATACCCTGGTGATATCCGAGCGGCGTGCACAGGCCATAGCGCAAACGGCGGATTACTACAGCCGCCTGTTCAGCGACGCCCCCGAGTTGCAGGGCACACGCGAGAACTACGCCATGAAGGAAAACACGCTGCCCGACCGCGAGCGGCGCGAGCAGATGGCTCAATTTTTCTTCTGGACCGCCTGGGCAGCAGCAACAGAGCGCTACGCCGATGGCGCCACCTACACCAACAACTGGCCCCACGAACCGCTGATCGACAACAAGCCGACCGCGGAAAATATCGTCTGGTCCATTGCCAGTGTGGTTCTGCTGATTGCCGGGGTGGGCTTGCTGGTGTGGGGCTGGGCCTTCCTGCGCAGGGAGGACGAAGAGGAACTCCCGGCCCCCGCAAAAGATCCCATCACCACCTTCGCGCTCACCCCTTCGCAAAAAGCGCTGGGCAAGTACCTGTTCGTGGTGGTCGCACTCTTTACTGCACAGGTGTTTCTCGGCGGCTTTACCGCCCACTACACGGTAGAGGGGCAGAGCTTTTACGGCATCAATGTCTCCGAGTGGTTCCCCTACAGCCTGGTGCGCACATGGCACATCCAGGCGGCTTTGTTCTGGATTGCCACCGGCTTCCTGGCCGCGGGCCTGTTCCTCGCACCGGTCATCAACGGCGGCAGGGACCCCAAATTCCAGAAGCTGGGTGTCGACATCCTGTTCTGGGCACTGATTCTGGTGGTGGTGGGCTCCTTTGCCGGCAACTACCTGGCCATTGCCCAGATCATGCCGGCGGAGTGGAACTTTTGGCTGGGCCACCAGGGTTATGAATATCTCGACCTGGGACGCCTGTGGCAGATCGGCAAATTCCTCGGTGTCGCCTTCTGGCTGGTATTAATGCTGCGCGGCATTGGACCGGCACTGCGCCAGCCCGGTGACAAAAACCTGCTGGCATTGCTGACCGCCTCCGTAATTGCCATCGGTCTGTTCTATGGTGCCGGGCTGGCCTACGGCGAGCGAACCCACATCTCTGTGATGGAATACTGGCGCTGGTGGGTAGTGCACCTGTGGGTGGAAGGTTTCTTCGAAGTCTTCGCCACTGCGGCCCTGGCCTTTATCTTCTGCAGCATGGGGCTGGTATCCCGCAGTATGGCGACCGCCGCAAGCCTGGCATCGGCCTCGCTGTTTATGCTGGGCGGCGTACCGGGCACCTTCCACCACCTGTACTTTTCCGGCACCACCACACCGGTGATGGCGGTCGGCGCCAGCTTCAGCGCGCTGGAAGTGGTGCCGCTGGTGGTACTCGGTTACGAAGCCTGGGAGAACTGGCGCCTCAAGCACGCCGCCCCCTGGATGCAGAACATCAAGTGGCCGCTGCTCTTCTTTGTCGGGGTCGCCTTCTGGAACATGCTGGGTGCCGGTGTCCTCGGCTTTATGATCAACCCGCCCATTTCGCTCTACTATGTGCAGGGCCTGAACACCACAGCTACCCACGCCCACGCTGCGCTCTTTGGAGTCTACGGCCTGCTGGCACTGGGCTTCACGCTGCTGGTGCTGCGCTATATCCGCCCGCAACTGGTGTTTAACGACAAACTGATGAGCATTGGCTTCTGGTGGTTGAACATCGGCCTGGCGATGATGCTGTTTACCAGCCTGCTGCCGGTCGGCGTCATCCAGTTCCTGGCCAGCGCCTCCGAGGGCATGTGGTATGCGCGCAGCGAAGCCTTCCTGCAAAGCGACCTGCTGCACACCCTGCGCTGGGGGCGCACCATTGGCGACGTGGTGTTTATCGTCGGCGCCCTGGCGGTGTGCTGGCAGGTGGTTAAAGGGCTCGTCTTCCCGGATGCGTCCGAAGCGGCCAGACTGGAATCCGGCGCCCGGACTTACGCACCGGCTTATGCAGAGTCTGATCAGGCTACCAAAGCCCAGAGCGTGGACAGCGCCTGCTGCGGGAACTGTGGGGGCAGCCACCCCGTATAA
- the yegQ gene encoding tRNA 5-hydroxyuridine modification protein YegQ, whose protein sequence is MSTELLSPAGTLKSMRYAFAYGADAVYAGQPRYSLRVRNNEFNRLENLAAAINEAHGLGKRFYLASNIAPHNDKVRSYLRDLEPVIDMAPDALIMSDPGLIMLVRERWPEQEIHLSVQANAVNWASVRFWAREGIRRVILSRELSLDEIEEIRQQCPEVELEVFVHGALCIAYSGRCLLSGYMTRRDANQGACTNSCRWQYNAHTARENELGDLIAVEPQVQVFDPVGNEVPPLLLQERGRPGEYLPAYEDEHGTYVMNSRDLRAVQHVERLVKMGIHSLKIEGRTKSHYYVARTAQVYRRAIDDALAGRGFDMHLMRELEHLANRGYTEGFYRRHVPSEYQNYEQGSSGNANQQFAAEASACNNGWLTLEVKNRFQVGDELELITPQGNRRFRLEVLENREGRAIDAAPGSGHVVRIPTPGDLELTADGGFAMLMRCLQH, encoded by the coding sequence ATGAGTACCGAACTCCTCTCCCCCGCCGGCACCCTGAAAAGCATGCGCTACGCCTTCGCCTATGGCGCCGACGCCGTCTACGCCGGCCAGCCCCGCTACAGCCTTCGGGTGCGCAATAACGAATTTAACCGCCTGGAGAACCTCGCCGCGGCCATAAACGAAGCTCACGGCCTGGGCAAAAGATTCTACCTGGCCAGCAATATTGCCCCGCACAACGACAAAGTTCGCTCCTACCTGCGCGACCTGGAACCGGTAATCGACATGGCTCCGGACGCGCTCATCATGTCCGACCCTGGCCTGATCATGCTGGTGCGCGAGCGCTGGCCGGAACAGGAAATACACCTCTCGGTGCAGGCAAACGCGGTCAACTGGGCCAGCGTGCGTTTCTGGGCCCGCGAGGGCATTCGCCGGGTGATCCTTTCCCGCGAGCTCTCCCTGGACGAGATCGAAGAGATACGCCAGCAGTGCCCGGAGGTGGAACTGGAAGTGTTCGTGCATGGCGCCCTGTGCATTGCCTACTCCGGGCGCTGCCTGCTGTCCGGTTACATGACCCGCCGCGACGCCAACCAGGGTGCCTGCACCAATTCCTGTCGCTGGCAGTACAACGCCCACACCGCGCGCGAAAACGAACTTGGCGACCTGATTGCGGTAGAACCACAGGTGCAGGTCTTCGACCCGGTTGGGAACGAAGTGCCGCCGCTACTACTGCAGGAGCGCGGCCGGCCGGGAGAATACCTGCCCGCCTACGAGGACGAGCACGGCACCTACGTCATGAACTCCAGGGATCTGCGCGCGGTGCAGCACGTGGAGCGGCTGGTAAAGATGGGCATTCACTCCCTCAAGATCGAGGGCCGCACCAAGAGCCACTACTATGTTGCGCGCACCGCACAGGTCTACCGCCGGGCGATCGACGACGCCCTGGCCGGCCGCGGCTTCGACATGCACTTGATGCGTGAGTTGGAGCACCTGGCCAACCGAGGCTATACCGAGGGCTTCTACCGCCGCCACGTCCCCAGCGAATACCAGAACTACGAACAGGGCAGTTCCGGCAACGCGAACCAGCAATTTGCGGCTGAGGCCAGCGCCTGTAACAACGGCTGGCTCACGCTGGAGGTGAAAAACCGTTTCCAGGTGGGCGACGAACTGGAGCTGATTACGCCGCAGGGCAACCGTCGTTTCAGGCTGGAAGTGCTGGAAAATCGCGAGGGCCGCGCAATCGACGCGGCGCCCGGTTCCGGCCACGTGGTGCGGATACCCACGCCCGGTGATCTGGAGCTGACCGCGGACGGCGGTTTCGCGATGTTGATGCGCTGTTTGCAACACTGA
- a CDS encoding STAS/SEC14 domain-containing protein has protein sequence MKVSVESIVSHGICVGIGRVVGSDFFLYLKAAGRLDHVDYEMAAPLIDGALQAVAHPRVKVLFDVTDFQGWEPCFAWDDFTLVLRHHNKFSRIAILGRSNWPQVASGIAAWFMSGEANYFEDREAALEWLA, from the coding sequence ATGAAGGTAAGCGTGGAATCCATTGTCAGCCACGGCATCTGCGTGGGTATCGGGAGGGTCGTCGGGTCAGATTTTTTTCTTTACCTGAAGGCGGCGGGGCGGCTCGACCATGTGGACTATGAAATGGCCGCGCCCCTGATCGATGGGGCCCTGCAGGCTGTGGCACATCCACGAGTGAAGGTTTTGTTCGACGTGACGGATTTCCAGGGCTGGGAACCCTGCTTCGCCTGGGACGATTTCACCCTGGTTCTCAGGCATCACAATAAATTTTCGAGGATCGCAATTCTCGGCCGCTCGAACTGGCCACAGGTGGCATCCGGTATCGCCGCCTGGTTTATGTCCGGGGAGGCAAATTATTTCGAGGATCGCGAAGCGGCACTGGAGTGGCTGGCCTGA
- the fnr gene encoding fumarate/nitrate reduction transcriptional regulator Fnr produces the protein MKDSPITVRCGDCAVKSLCLPAGLPESDIARLERVTRMKKVVKEGDCVYRAGDPFTGLYAIRSGSFKSAMIASDGDTQVTHFALPGELLGLDAYSKRSHPSYAEALEDSCVCVLPFTQLETLAQNIPTLQRYIYGIFSEELRSENEILMLLGKRSAETRLAALLINISSRYARRGYSSSRFLLSMPRTDIANYLGLTAETVSRLFSRFQKQKLIEVKGREVKILDLIGLSELAGTHCSYDD, from the coding sequence ATGAAAGACTCCCCGATCACTGTTCGCTGCGGCGACTGCGCAGTCAAAAGCCTCTGCCTCCCCGCCGGCCTACCGGAGAGCGATATCGCCCGGCTGGAGCGGGTGACGCGGATGAAAAAGGTCGTCAAGGAGGGCGACTGCGTGTACCGGGCGGGGGACCCCTTCACCGGCCTCTACGCCATCCGCTCCGGCAGCTTCAAGTCAGCGATGATCGCCAGCGACGGCGACACCCAGGTGACCCATTTCGCGCTGCCCGGAGAACTGCTCGGGCTGGATGCCTACAGCAAACGCAGCCACCCCAGCTACGCCGAGGCACTGGAAGACAGCTGCGTGTGCGTGCTGCCATTCACCCAACTGGAAACACTGGCGCAGAATATTCCGACGCTGCAGCGGTATATCTACGGGATATTTTCCGAAGAGCTGCGCAGCGAAAACGAAATCCTGATGCTGCTGGGCAAGCGGTCCGCGGAAACCCGGCTCGCGGCGCTGCTGATCAATATTTCCAGTCGCTACGCGCGCCGCGGCTACTCCTCGAGCCGCTTCCTGTTGTCCATGCCGCGCACAGATATCGCCAACTACCTGGGACTCACCGCGGAAACCGTCAGCCGCCTGTTTTCCCGTTTCCAGAAACAGAAGCTGATCGAGGTGAAAGGCCGGGAAGTGAAAATCCTCGACTTGATTGGGCTGAGCGAACTGGCCGGCACCCACTGCAGTTACGACGACTAA
- the hemN gene encoding oxygen-independent coproporphyrinogen III oxidase, whose product MSTELLARYSGPCPRYTSYPTADRFGPLDGAAPWRALKNVRSLSLYVHIPFCHSLCYFCACNKVITNQYGLASDYLDHLLEEARGYRDKVADAPVVQLHLGGGTPTFLNDSDLRRLVEGLREVFDLRSGDDVEYGIEADPRTLAINTLDTLRELGFNRLSLGIQDFDPAVQQAINRLCTPLQVEQLTRAARELGFRSISYDLIYGLPRQTVETLQSTIDKVEELAPDRIALYHYAHLPHRFKAQRLIDTDAMPRPAEKIAMQLAAVSALEKAGYEFLGMDHFALPGDELARAARAGELKRNFQGYTVMPADALVGLGVSAISYSADGYWQNRHRLKDYVGSIREQGFAAYRGWQLSADDRLRQYLVMELMCHLRLEKEEVSRRAGAPFDVLFREELARLQPMFDDGLLEQDEHCLRITSRGRWFARNAASAFDAYLHGGTEGAQYSRVL is encoded by the coding sequence TTGTCGACGGAGCTGCTGGCCCGCTACAGCGGCCCCTGCCCGCGCTACACCTCCTATCCTACCGCGGACCGCTTCGGGCCCCTGGACGGCGCGGCACCCTGGCGCGCACTGAAGAATGTCCGCAGCCTGTCGCTGTATGTGCACATCCCCTTCTGCCATTCCCTGTGCTACTTCTGCGCCTGCAACAAAGTGATCACCAATCAATATGGGCTGGCTTCGGATTACCTGGACCACCTGCTGGAGGAGGCGCGCGGGTATCGCGACAAGGTGGCGGATGCCCCGGTGGTACAACTGCATCTGGGCGGCGGCACGCCCACCTTCCTGAATGACAGCGACCTGCGGCGCCTGGTGGAAGGGCTGCGGGAAGTGTTCGACCTCCGCAGCGGTGACGATGTCGAATACGGTATCGAGGCCGACCCGCGCACCCTGGCAATAAACACCCTGGATACACTGCGCGAACTGGGCTTCAACCGTCTGAGCCTGGGTATCCAGGATTTCGACCCCGCGGTACAGCAGGCGATCAACCGCTTGTGCACCCCACTGCAGGTGGAACAGCTGACCCGCGCCGCGCGCGAGCTCGGCTTCCGCTCCATCTCCTACGACCTGATTTACGGCCTGCCGCGGCAGACCGTCGAGACCCTGCAGAGCACCATCGACAAAGTCGAGGAACTGGCACCGGACCGCATCGCGCTCTACCACTACGCACATCTACCGCACCGCTTCAAAGCGCAGCGGCTGATCGACACGGACGCCATGCCGAGACCGGCGGAAAAAATCGCAATGCAGCTTGCGGCGGTATCGGCGCTGGAAAAAGCCGGCTACGAATTCCTCGGCATGGACCACTTTGCCCTGCCCGGTGACGAACTGGCGCGGGCCGCCCGCGCGGGCGAACTCAAGCGCAACTTCCAGGGCTACACGGTGATGCCTGCCGACGCACTGGTGGGACTGGGGGTCTCCGCAATCAGCTACAGCGCCGACGGCTACTGGCAGAACCGGCATCGCCTGAAAGACTATGTGGGAAGTATTCGCGAGCAGGGCTTTGCCGCCTATCGCGGCTGGCAGCTCTCCGCTGACGACCGCTTGCGCCAGTACCTGGTGATGGAGCTGATGTGCCACCTGCGGCTGGAAAAGGAAGAAGTGTCGCGGCGCGCCGGGGCACCTTTCGATGTTCTCTTCCGCGAGGAGCTGGCCCGCCTGCAACCCATGTTCGACGACGGGCTACTGGAGCAGGATGAACACTGTCTGCGCATCACCTCCCGTGGCCGCTGGTTCGCCCGCAACGCCGCCTCCGCGTTCGATGCCTATCTGCACGGGGGCACTGAGGGCGCGCAGTATTCGCGAGTGTTGTGA
- a CDS encoding anaerobic ribonucleoside-triphosphate reductase activating protein yields the protein MRDTDDTMPNPKIRLPIAGLTQLTTLDFPGHLACVVFTQGCPLRCGYCHNPQMIVSRRGEAHEWQTVRNFLESRQGLLEGVVFSGGEPALHPDLPEAAAQARAMGFKVGLHTAGPYPERMAKLLPLLDWVGLDVKGNGPDYDRICGRPGLWRRHARSLALLLDSGIDFECRTTVHWRDFSPTDVEHLALALADCGVRRYVIQTARGEQCLDSAYCQPAMETPAPGTLEKLVARLEHRFDSLSLRD from the coding sequence GTGCGCGATACCGATGACACCATGCCCAACCCGAAAATCCGCTTGCCGATCGCCGGCCTGACACAACTCACCACCCTCGACTTCCCAGGGCATCTAGCCTGTGTGGTGTTCACCCAGGGATGCCCATTGCGTTGCGGCTACTGCCACAATCCACAGATGATTGTTTCGCGCCGCGGGGAAGCACATGAATGGCAGACAGTCCGAAATTTCCTGGAAAGCCGGCAGGGTCTGCTGGAAGGCGTAGTCTTCAGCGGTGGCGAGCCGGCCCTGCACCCCGACCTGCCCGAGGCGGCAGCACAGGCCAGAGCCATGGGTTTCAAAGTGGGCCTGCACACCGCCGGCCCCTATCCCGAGAGAATGGCGAAACTGCTGCCACTGCTCGACTGGGTGGGGCTGGATGTCAAAGGAAACGGGCCCGACTACGACCGTATCTGCGGCCGGCCCGGACTCTGGCGGCGACACGCCCGGAGCCTGGCGCTGCTGCTCGACAGCGGTATCGATTTCGAATGCCGCACCACCGTGCACTGGCGGGACTTCTCCCCCACCGACGTGGAACACCTGGCATTGGCCCTCGCCGACTGCGGCGTGCGCCGCTACGTCATACAGACGGCGCGCGGTGAACAGTGCCTGGACTCCGCCTACTGCCAGCCGGCAATGGAGACACCAGCACCCGGTACGCTGGAAAAGCTGGTGGCACGGCTCGAACACCGCTTCGACAGTCTTTCGCTGCGGGACTAA
- the nrdD gene encoding anaerobic ribonucleoside-triphosphate reductase has product MTTTTSQRENLPTELRQRCEVWTRVMGYHRPVSQFNLGKRSEHRERRHFTQQTAGL; this is encoded by the coding sequence ATGACCACAACAACCTCCCAACGCGAAAACCTGCCCACCGAACTGCGCCAGCGCTGCGAAGTCTGGACCCGGGTGATGGGCTATCACCGCCCGGTCAGCCAGTTCAACCTCGGCAAGCGCTCCGAACACCGCGAACGCCGCCACTTCACCCAGCAAACCGCCGGTCTCTAA